In uncultured Methanobacterium sp., a genomic segment contains:
- the radA gene encoding DNA repair and recombination protein RadA — MVELEDLPNVGEKTAQKLRDAGFADMMRLATATAKELSVKAEIGEGVAEKVIEAARKAEQIDFETALDVMERRKDVGHIITGSTGLDELIGGGIETQAITEVFGEFGSGKSQISHEIAVTVQLPPEKGGLCGECVFIDTENTFRPERIKQIAEGFNLDVEEVLGKIHIARAFNSAHQILMADKVNELIQKGVNIRLVIVDSLTSHFRAEYVGRESLANRQQKLNQHLHTLQNIANTYNVAVFVTNQVQARPDAFFGSPTKAIGGHVLGHASTYRIWLKKGLAGKRIARLMDSPHLPEGEAVFKVVTEGVVD, encoded by the coding sequence ATGGTGGAACTGGAAGATTTACCTAATGTGGGAGAAAAAACCGCTCAAAAATTAAGAGATGCTGGTTTTGCTGATATGATGCGACTGGCCACAGCCACTGCCAAAGAACTCAGTGTTAAAGCTGAGATTGGTGAAGGAGTTGCAGAAAAGGTTATCGAAGCTGCTCGTAAGGCAGAACAGATTGACTTTGAAACAGCCCTGGATGTGATGGAACGCAGAAAAGATGTGGGCCACATAATCACAGGGAGTACTGGTTTAGACGAGTTAATTGGAGGAGGAATAGAAACACAGGCAATAACCGAGGTTTTTGGAGAATTCGGATCAGGTAAAAGCCAAATATCCCATGAAATTGCAGTTACTGTGCAGTTACCCCCAGAAAAAGGAGGATTATGTGGAGAATGTGTTTTTATTGACACTGAAAACACTTTCAGGCCAGAAAGGATAAAACAAATAGCAGAAGGGTTCAATCTAGATGTAGAAGAAGTTTTAGGTAAGATACATATTGCCAGGGCTTTTAATTCCGCCCACCAGATACTCATGGCTGATAAAGTCAACGAACTCATACAAAAAGGTGTGAATATTCGTCTGGTAATTGTTGATTCCCTTACTTCCCACTTCCGTGCAGAATATGTAGGAAGGGAGTCTTTAGCCAATCGACAACAGAAACTGAACCAGCACCTGCACACCCTGCAGAACATAGCCAACACCTACAACGTGGCCGTTTTTGTAACCAACCAGGTGCAGGCCCGTCCAGACGCCTTCTTCGGAAGCCCCACAAAGGCCATTGGAGGACACGTACTGGGACATGCATCAACCTACAGAATATGGCTCAAGAAAGGATTGGCAGGCAAACGTATTGCCCGTTTAATGGACAGCCCTCACCTGCCTGAAGGTGAAGCTGTGTTCAAGGTAGTTACCGAAGGAGTTGTTGATTAA